The Haematobia irritans isolate KBUSLIRL chromosome 1, ASM5000362v1, whole genome shotgun sequence DNA segment gacaaaattttctatagaaataaaattttgacaaaattttctatagaaataaaattttgacaaaattttctatagaaataaaatgttgaaaaaatgttctattttctctttgacaaaattttctatagaaataaaattttgacaaaattttctatagaaataaaattttaacaaaattttctataggaataaaattttaacaaaattgtctataggaataaaattttaacataattttctatagaaataaaattttgacaaaattttctatagaaataaaattttgacaaaattttctatataaataaaattttgacaaaattttctatagaaataaaattttgacaaaattttctatagaaataaaattttgacaaaattttctatatgaataaaatgttgataatatgttctctaggaataaaattttgagaatattttttataggaataaaatgttgacaaaattttctataggaataaaattttaacaaaattttctataggaataaacttttgacaaaattttctataggaataaaaatttgacaacattttctataggaataaaatttttacaatattttcactaggaataacattttaacaaaagtttctatagcaataaaattttgacaaaattttctatagaaataaatttttgacaagtttttctataaaactaaaattttgacattttctcttggaataagattttggcaaaattttctataggaataaaattttgacaattttttctagaaataaaattttgacaaaattttctataggaatacaaatttgacaacattttctataggaataaaattttaacaaaattttctataggaataaaattttaacaaaattttctataggaataaaattttaacataattttctatagaaataaaattttgacaaaattttctatagaaataaaattttgacaaaattttctatagaaataaaattttgacaaaattttctatagaaataaaattttgacaaaattttctatataaataaaattttgacaaaattttctatagaaataaatttttgacaagtttttctataaaactaaaattttgacattttctcttggaataagattttggcaaaattttctataggaataaaattttgacaatttttttctagaaataaaattttgacaaaattttctataggaataaaaatttgacaacattttctataggaataaaattttgacaatattttcactaggaataacattttaacaaaattttctataggaataaaattttgacaaaattttctgtagaaataaatttttaacaaatttttctacaaaactaaaattttgaaattttctcttggaataagattttggcaaaattttctataggaataaaattttattgttatttttgatctcagcttaaagccatgcattgacgaaactacaagtgtagcttaaccaagctccaaccatcttgcagtctatagggctttgcccaaataaatttgacaagcatactttttcctcttttggttaagctacacttgtagtttagtcaatgcatggctttaagctgagatcaaaaacaacaataacgattgaagagaagccaacaattacaaacaaaacgaataaaattttgataattttttttagaaataaaattttgacaaaattttctataggaataaaattttgacaaaattttatataaaaatacaattttgacaaaatcttctatagaaataaaattttgacaaaattttctataggaataaaattttgacaacattttatatagaaataaaattttgacaatatgttctctaggaataaaattttgagaaaattttttataggaataaaatgttgacaaaattttctataggaataaaattttgacaaaattttctataggaataaaattttgacaaaattttctataggaataaaattttgacaaaattttctataggattaaaaattttgacaaaattttctatagaaataaaattttattcaaaatttgctagattatttttggatcgagtggcaaccgtgctcgccATGCATTCCAATAGTCTTGAGTTCTATTCCAGTCGGCGGaacatcaaaaatatttaatttttcgtgGGATGACATGCCGGTGTGATTTGGCTATAAGAAGGACGTCCCTTGTGTTTGGGcaaaaacatggaatcgggcagtaatTCAAGGCATTGGTTATCATAttagacaataaaattttaatttcatatccTTTCCACTCTTTTGTCACATTGCAATTCTAATTAAAATGTTCTTGCTAACTTTTCTTTCAAGTTGTTGATTTAATATCACTAGAACATATGGCTTAAATACCAATTTCGGATAACGACTAAAAATTCGGATaggaaaaatttcctaatttTCGAGGACAGATAAAATCGTGAGATTTTAACGATTTATGTGTCAAGGTTCTTGAAGATGcacccaatttttatttctttctcactttgttataaaaaaaactgcATCATGAAGTCAtactaaatatttatattgtgtCATCttacatttcatttaatttttttcacttttcttCTTACAGGTAAATTTGCTACGTTGGATACAATGCATGCATTGTGTTTGCCTTTGGGCGCCTCTATATCACTGTTAATTATGTTCTTCTTTTTTGATTCAATGCAACTGCTGTTTGCCGTTTGTACTGCAAGTAAGTTTTACTCCCATTTTTGAAATTCCTAAGAAGATGATTCTATGAttcattttttattcttttttctatTCCATAGTAATTGCCACAGTGGCTTTGGCCTTCTTACTCTTGCCCATGTGTCAGTATATAATACGCCCCTGCACTGATGGCACAAGAATCTCATTTGGGGTCTGTGGTCGTTTTACTGCCGCTGAATTGTTCAGTTTTACCTTATCTGTGTCAATTGTTTGTGTGTGGGTGCTAACTGGACATTGGTTATTAATGGATGGTAAGACGGCGATTTTAAGTAATtgaagagaaaataaaaaaaggttcACATGTACTTCTTTAATGAAAACTTCGATAAGGAAGTATACAATTGTCGATAATAACTTACTTGTGGAAATTCACtagtttacaatttcgtagGGGCTATGAAGATATCCTTAATAAACGAGTTTCTGTTTTTGTCAGCATAATTTGCATAGAACGTTATTATCGACTTATACATTTCTCTCCCTAATAAAACACAAGGCAACATAATGCAAACGAAGATTTCATTAGAAATGCATACaagaatttaaaacaaaattattaaacaattaTTAAGAAGactatacagggtggctgatatatattgcgaccaacttcaggttgatcgaaatccacgccgCAGTGGTTTGCCACCCTGCACTTGGCCGTGAGCAGAACATATGGAAACttttgaaatgtcaccagcattaccgagaGGGGACAATCCACCGCTACCGCTGAATAGATTTCATCGAAACTGGTATTGAACCATaatcatgaccctttgtatacaaggTGGGCCAGCTAACATATACATTTAACCACGGTGGATCGAGTGAACGGAtgtaacacatattgaaaaaggaGCTTTTGGTCTAAAGCCACAGTTCCAAAAAATGTAAGAGGTCAccagttcaaaaaaaaaaaaaatagaagggAAAGAGCCAAgtagttgcttcgcttgcacgaaaaaTTCGCATCTTTGATTGGCTTTGTGAATTCAAATGAAAGTGAATGGAAATGGAGTGGAACACAGAAACGTCCGATGGTCGTTCCCccctcgtattcatcgaccgtgagGTCATATTAAATGTCCATTATTATGGGGAAAATGtgctaaagacagtattgaagccctgagaAGACATTGATTTCGTCCGCAGATCACGGACATTACAACACGACTCAacaccatcgcactcagcacgATTTTGGTGAATCTCAATCCGTTAAGTATTTTGGAGAGGTggcattaaaaaatttcaaaatgttgatCACGTCACAATGGaatgttggcactaaaaaaataccaaatagttGCTTACGCCAAGAAGGCGCCAAAACACCGCAGAGCCGCTTTCatgcagcgtgtgatggctttgtcggccatAATTCGTGCTAAGGGTGGTAAATTCGATAAAAtccaaactgattctaaaatttaatgtcatttccggaattgttatttttttttttgtggttctgaaataaaaaaccgatttacttttttgcattacatatcacatatttattttttatttatattaataatcTCTTTTATATACTTATCCTACTTCCAGCTATGGGTATGGGCCTTTGTGTGGCCTTCATTGCATTCGTACGTTTGCCGAGTCTAAAAGTCTCCACTCTCCTGCTAACCGGTCTGCTTATATATGATGTCTTTTGGGTTTTCTTCTCCTCATACATATTTAGCACAAATGTTATGGTGAAAGTTGCCACACGCCCAGCAGAAAATCCAGTGGGTATTGTGGCGCGAAAACTAAATTTGGGAAATATGGTTAAAGAAGCACCGAAATTAAATTTGCCTGGCAAACTGGTTTTTCCTAGCATACACAATACCGGTCACTTTTCCATGTTGGGTTTGGGTGATATTGTAATGCCCGGTTTGTTGCTGTGTTTTGTGCTTCGTTATGATGCATATAAGAAAGCTCAGATTGTAACAAACGATCAAATGCTACCACCGCCAAAAGGTGTCGGCTCAAGGTTGACATATTTTCATTGTTCCTTATTGGGGTAAGTAAAGAGATATTTAGAACattaattgtataaattgtTAAATCCGACCCATAAacaaaacacagaaaaaaaaaactatcaccaCAAAACCACAATGAACTAATTAGTCTAAATCAGCCTGAACTAAATCGTACTGCCACCTTAaactatcaccaaaatatttccaattaaaaagttgatcgaaaaagttctaaatttttttttaattaaaatatttattttatacaattaactttaaaaaaattaaatagtggaatcagtgttgccagtattggagattttccccaaattggaaatattttttcgtgaataggGATTTTGTTGGAAATAGAATGTAAAATACATTTCAATCAATATATACTGTGCGTTTTTCCACTGTGTTACAAATTGTAATAACGCAGTAGTTTATATACTTTAACTATGAATATGTTAGATTTatgaatacatattttttcagtttaaataaaattttaacacaataggTTATGGACCTATAGAcacgtaaaatattttttttcaaatcgttttggtaaaaaagaaattgaaaaaaatggccAGCAATAATATAACGTGCCCTTTAGAGCGATTAAAGGGCAGGGAGAACTTTGATGTCTGAAAAGACAAGCAAAATCTTTATTGGTGATAAAAGGATGCTGGAAAGCCGTTAACGAGGATATGCCTAATACGGAATTGAACGAACGTGCATTAGCGGAAATAACATTGATGGTTGACCCCAACAATTATGGACATATTGCCACAGCAACGACAGCCAAAGCTGCATGGAATGCATTGCTCAAAGCATATGAGGATAATGGGCTAACTAAAAAAGTTGAACTATTAAAACAGCTTGTGAACATCAAGTTTAAGGATTATAAATCGGTCCAAGATTATGTAAATGAGCTGATAATTACGGCTATCAAGGTAAAAAACGCAGGTTTGAATATAGATGACGAGCTGACAGCCTCACTAATGTTAGCTGGGTTGAGCGACGATTTCAAACCCTTGGTAATGGCCGTCGaaaattccaaagaaaaattgACTGTGGATATTGTCAAGAACCTTTTATTGCAAGATGCGAAATTCGACCAGAACATTGACAAGGAAGCTGTTCTCCAAGCGAAGTCatcaaacaaaaacaagaagCAAGTCATTTGTTTTAACTGCAAGAAAACTGGTCACATTGCGAAGAACTGTCCAAGTAAGAATGATTACAGACAAGCAGCCAAGAACAAATATGGTAAGAAAtcggaaattttatttgctaagaCAGAAGCTGGAATTTGTGCCAATGCTGCTACCGATATGAATACCAATGCGTACTCGTGGTACATAGATAGCGGCGCAAGTAACCATATGACAAATTCTGACGAGTATATGTACAACAAAAAGaatgttgaaggaaaaaaagTCATAGTTGCAAATAAAGATGAACTTCAAGTGCAATCAGTCGGAGATATTGACTTGGAAGTAAATGTCGGAAAGGAGTCCGGAATTGTGACTGTAAAAGATGTGGAATATGTTCCAAATCTATGCACAAGTTTACTTTCCGTCAGACAAATcactaaaaataacaaaaaagtcATTTTCAAGGGCGAATCATGTCACATATTTGACGATAAAGGCAACATTTTGGCCTCTGCAAAGATTAAAAATGATTTGTATCAATTGGATTGTAAAACCGCCATTAATAACTCAAAACTGTTTGCTGTTCTTAATGATGTCAATACTTGGCACCGCAGAATGGGACACATCTGCAACAAAAATTTAGATGAGGTGAAAAAAGCCAGTTTGGGAATCAGTTTTACCAAGAAAGAATTAGATCCATGCATCGTATGTGTGAAAGGAAAACAGACTCGTAAACCAAGTAAAGAGGAAGGGACACGTGCTAAAGAATTATTGGAACTTGTACATTCTGATGTAGTTGGACCACTCCAAGCAGAATCATTTTCGGGAAAACGGTTCATGGTTACATTTGTTGATGATTTTTCAAGGAAAGTTTTTGTGTACCCAATTGCAAGAAAATCGGAGGTATTTTGTATGTTTGAAGAATTCAAAAAGGCAGTTGAAAATCAAACtgaaagaaaaatcaaaattcttcGATCCGATAATGGAGGTGAGTACATGAGCACagagttttctaaatttttgaaaagacaTGGTATAATTCACCAAACGACATGTCCGTATACGCCGGAGCAAAATGGTGTTGCGGAAAGAAAGAACCGTACAATAGTGGAAAGGGTGCGTTGCATGTTAATTGATAGTGGTTTGGATAACCGATTCTGGGCAGAGGCAGCTGTTACTAGTGCATTTTTGATTAATAGAGTGCCATGTAGAGGTATGGACAAATGTCCGGAAGAAATATGGTCAACACGTcgtccaaatttaaaatttttgagagttTTTGGATGTCCAGCTTTAGTCCATATCCCAAAGGAAAGGCGACATAAGTTGGATTCGAAATCGGTGGAATGTATCATGGTGGGTTACAGTACACACAAAAAGGCgtatagactattcaatcctcaAAACCATGAAATTATTGAAAGTCGTGATGTGgtatttctagaaaatagaAAAGTACATTTGAATTCAACTAGTCACCAAGATTTTTATTATCCACAGATCGATCATTTTGAGAGTATTGATTCAAGGGAGAGAGACAATATATTAATGGAAGAATCAACACCCACAATAAACTCTAATGATGAATCTGATCTACCTTTGGATGACGTTAATGAAACACTAACACCAAATAATACTTCTATTCAAGATTCTGATACAGATTGTGAGTATGTAGATTCCGAATGGCAATCAAATGCAGAAGAGGATGGACGTCAAAGCGATAGCTCATGGTCATCGAGCGCATATAACAGACAAATGAATTCCGACGAACCTGTTAGAAAATCTGAACGCATTGCAGCAAGAAGGCAACAATCGTCAATTTTCTGTGCCATGGATTTTGTCTCAAATGATCCTGCCACCTTTCAAGAAGCGATGTCATCAGGAAATGCGAGTGAATGGAAGATAGCAATGGAGGAAGAAATAACTTCCCTGAACGAAAATAAGACATGGATACTGACAGAACTTCCGAAAAACGAGAAAGCCATTAAATCAAAGTGGGTGTTCAAAACTAAATACAAAGATGGTGGTACTCCCATGAAATTTAAGGCAAGACTGGTTGCAAAAGGTTTCACGCAGAGAGAAGGCAttgacttcaatgaaacttttgCGCCCGTCGTCAGATACAACTCCATAAGATACTTAGTTTCTTTGGCCGCTAAATATAATATGAGTATACATCAAATGGATGCAGTTAGCGCCTATCTCAATGGGAATTTAAAAGAAACTATATATATGCAACAACCCGAAGGCTTTAACGATGGCTCAAAGAAGGTATGCAAACTCATAAAATCAATATATGGATTGAAACAATCAGGAAGGGTATGGAACGAAACAATTAATTCCGAACTTTTGAAGATAGGACTTACTCGTAGTGAAGTCGATCAgtgtatttatttcaaaataactGACGAATTCAAATTATACGTCGCATTGTATGTAGACGATGTCCTGAttttttctgacaaaattaatagtataaaaaatacaaagaagAAGCTATCGAAAGTGTTCAAAATGAAAGATATGGGCGAAGCATCAAATATTCTTGGAATGCGAATAACTCGTGGGAAAAACAGCATCAACATTGACCAATCGAAATATATTGGAGACGTTTTGAAGCGTTTTGGAATGATTGATTGCAACCcaagtttaagtccgattgaCATTAATCAAAAGCTTTCAAATTCAATGTGCCCCAAGAGTGATAAGGAAAAAGAAGAAATGTCGAAAGTTCCATTCATGCAAGCGGTGGGATGTCTTTTGTTTGCATCAATCGTATCTCGTCCAGATATTACATATGCCGTAAATATGCTAAGCCGATTTAGTTCCAACCCTGGAAAGGCACATTGGGAGGCAGCGAAGAGAGTAATGCGATATTTAAAAGGAACGATCAATGCAGAACTCGTTTATAAAACTGACTTGGAACAATCAAATATGACAGGATACTGCGATGCAGACTGGGCAGGAAGTGTCGATGATCGGTTATCAACAACAGGCTATGTGTTCATTAACCAATCTGCAGCAGTATCTTGGGCTACGAAGAAACAGAAGACCGTAGCTTTATCATCAACCGAGGCAGAATTCATGTCCTTAACTGCTGCAATTCAAGAATCTGTTTATCTTAAAAGGCTTGATGTGGAACTCAATagaaatgtaaacaaaactATGAAGATTTTCTGCGACAACAAGGGAGCTATTCAAGTTGCTTTGAATAATAATTATTCAAATAGGACGAAACATGTGGATATAAAGGCGAAATTTATTAGACAGAAAGTTGATGCGAAAGAAATCGAGCTTGAATATATTCCTACAAATGAAATGCTGGCAGACGTATTCACAAAAGCAGTATcgccaaagaaattaaattattttaaaactaaGTTTGGTCTTCTATGaattcacattttttatttgtttttgttattaacaattttattgatattttacaTTCAGGGAGAGTGTTGGAAATAGAATGTAAAATACATTTCAATCAATATATACTGTGCGTTTTTCCACTGTGTTACAAATTGTAATAACGCAGTAGTTTATATACTTTAACTATGAATATGTTAGATTTatgaatacatattttttcagtttaaataaaattttaacacaatagatttggtggggaatttccataaatttgggaatttttgttgggattttttcgagaaatcggtaaaattctatttctataggaaattttgtcaaaattctatttctataggaaattttgtcaaaattctatttctataggaaattttgtcaaaattctatttctatagtaaatcttttcaaaattttatttctatagaaaagtttatcaaaattttatttctatagaaaattttctcaaaattttatttctatagaaattttttgtcaaaaaaatttctatagattttatttctatagaaaattttgtcaaaattttatttctatcgaaaatttttcataagcttatttctctcgaaatttgtcaaaattttatttctatagaaaattttgtcaaaattttacttctatagaagattttgtcaaaattttatttctatataaaatgtaaaaattttatttctatagaaaattttgtcaaaattttatttctatagaaaattttgtcaaaattttatttgtatataaaagtttgtcaaaattttatttccatagaaaattttgtaaaaattttatttctatagaaaattttgtcaacattttatttctataggaaattttgtaaaaattctttttctataaaaatgttgtcaaaattttattgctatagaaacttttgtcaaaatgttatctatagaaacttttttttcaaaattttatttctatagaaaattttataaagattttatttctatagaaaattttgtcaaaatttctttagacaatttctatagacaattttgtcaaatttttatttctatagaaacttttgtcaaaattttattcctataggaaattttgtcaaaattctttttctatagaaaattttgtcaaaattttatttctatagaaaattttgtcaaaattttatttctatagaaaattttatttctatagaaaattttgtcaaaattttatttgtatataaaaggttgtcaaaattttatttccatagaaaattttgtcaaaattttatttctataggaaattttgtcaaaattttatttctatagaaaattttgtcaaaattttatttctatagaaaattttgtcaaaattttatttctatacaaaattttgtcaaaattttatgtctatagaaaattgtatcaaaattttatttatatagaatattttgtcaaaattttatttctatagaaaattttgtcaatattttatttctatacacaattttttcaaaattttatttctatagaaaattttgtcaaaattttctttctatagaaaatttgtcaaaattttatatctatagaaaattttgtcaaaattttatttctatagaaaattttgtcaaaattttatttctataggaaattttgtcaaaattttatttctataggaaattttgtcaaaattctatttctataggaaattttgtcaaaattctatttctataggaaattttgtcaaaattctatttctatagtaatttttttcaaaattttatttctatagaaactgttgtcaaaattttatttctatagaaaattttgtcgaatctttatttctatagaaaatttttgtcaaaatgttaattctatagaaaaatttctcaacattttatttctatagaaaattttgtcaaaattttatttctatcgaaaatttttcataagcttatttctatcgaaatttgtcaaaattttatttctatcgaaaattttgtcaaaattttacttctatagaagattttgtcaaaattttatttctatataaaatgttgtaaaaattttatttctatagaaaattttgtcaaaattttatttgtatataaaagtttgtcaaaattttatttccatagaaaattttgtcaaaattttatttctattgaaaattttttcaaaattttatttctataggaaattttttaaaaattctttttctataaaaaatgttgtcaaaattttattgctatagaaagttttgtcaaaatgttattcctatagaaatttttttcaaaattttatttctataggaaattttatcaagattttatttctaattatacaattatttgtaatttgtatctggcgttttcttttcaatggctctattaaccatgttccttaatctatatctgtccataaagctcgaataataattgtataattagatataatgcatttggacgtcaattgcctgtttcggtatcaggctaacatgtaatataagattttatttctatagaaaattttgtcaaaatttctatagacaattttgtcaactttttatttctatagaaacttttgtcaaaattttattcctataggaaattttgtcaaaattctttttctatagaaaattttgtcaaaattttatttctatttttatttctattgctatagaaaattttgtcaaaattttatttctatagaaaattttgtcaaaattttatttctgtagaaaattttgtcaaaattttatttctatagaaaattttgtcaaaattttatttctatacaaaattttgtcaaaattgtatgtctatagaaaattgtatcaaaattttatttctatagaatattttgtcaaaattttatttctatagaaaattttgtcaatattttatttctatagaaaattttttcaaaattttatttctatagaaaattttgtcaaaattttatttctatagaaaatttgtcaaagttttatttctatagaaaattttgtcaaaattttatttctatagaaaattttgtcaaaattttatttctataggaaattttgtcaacattttatttctataggaaattttgtcaaaattctttttctataaaaaattttgtcaaaattttattgctatagaaacttttgtcaaaatgttattcctatagaaaattttgtcaaaattttattgctatagaaaattttaccaagattttatttctatagaaaatgttgtcaaaattttatttctacagaaaattttgttacaattttgttatatagacaattttgtcaaatttttatttctatagaaacttttgtcaaaattttattcctataggaaattttgtcaaaattttatttctatagaaaattttgtcaagattttatttttatagaaaattttgtcaaaattttatttctatataaattttgtcaaaattttttttctatagaaaattatgtcaaaattttatttctataaaaaattttgtcaaaattttatttt contains these protein-coding regions:
- the SppL gene encoding signal peptide peptidase-like protein, whose amino-acid sequence is MSPGSLNGEAGAAAGAGLLIDSSSTTTNTFQIAAGSIMDSSRVSTCLISMLLIVYGSFRSLNIEQEARERELKKRNESTTNLLTGEPVQQEPSKFATLDTMHALCLPLGASISLLIMFFFFDSMQLLFAVCTAIIATVALAFLLLPMCQYIIRPCTDGTRISFGVCGRFTAAELFSFTLSVSIVCVWVLTGHWLLMDAMGMGLCVAFIAFVRLPSLKVSTLLLTGLLIYDVFWVFFSSYIFSTNVMVKVATRPAENPVGIVARKLNLGNMVKEAPKLNLPGKLVFPSIHNTGHFSMLGLGDIVMPGLLLCFVLRYDAYKKAQIVTNDQMLPPPKGVGSRLTYFHCSLLGYFLGLLTATVSSEVFKAAQPALLYLVPFTLLPLLTMAYLKGDLRRMWSEPFITQQPSKQLEV